The sequence TGCTGCTCGACGGCGGGATTCCACCACAGATCGTACAAGATTACGGTGTCTGCTCCAGTCAGGTTCAGCCCGGTGCCACCTGCTTTAAGGGAAATCAGAAATAAGTCGCGTTCGCCTTCATTAAATTTATTACACAGGTCAACACGCTGGGAGACTGGAGTCTGGCCATCCAGATAGAAATGCGGTACTCCTTGAACTCCGAGCTCCCGACTGATCAGACCCAGCATTTGGGTGAATTGCGAGAAGATCAGCATTCGTTTGCCCGAGCTGCGGCATTCCCCGATGATCTCGAACAGTTGCTCGAACTTGGCAGAGCTTCCGGTATAACCTTCAACGAATAGAGCAGGGTGGCAGCAGAGCTGGCGCAAGCGGGTCAATCCAGACAGGATTTTGATTCGATTGCTGTTGAAGTCGTCGTCATTCAAGTGCTTGAGGGCTTCTTTCTGCAGCTTGGTGAGATAGGCGACATAAAGCTTCTTCTGCTCGGGCAGCAGTTCTGAGGCCTGCAATGTTTCGATTTTATCGGGCAGTTCTTTTAGTACATCGCTCTTTAGGCGCCGCAGTAGAAAGGGACGTGCCCGTCTGGCTATGGTTTCCCTAGGCAGGTCATGAAAGGCTTTCTTGCCTGGGAACAGCTCGGGAAAGACTGCGCTGAAGATAGACCATAAATCCTCCAGAGCATTCTCCACGGGGGTACCAGTAAGCGCGAAGCGATACCGGGCCTGCAGTACTTTTACAGCCTGAGCTGTCTGTGTAGTATGGTTCTTAATCACCTGTGCCTCATCTAGAAAGAGGGTGTGGAAGGACTGCTTCGCATACAGCTCGGCGTCTCTGCGGAGCAATGGATAGGAGGTAATAATGACGTCAGCCCCTACCGTATTCCTTAAAATCGAGCTGCGCTCTGTTAGAGTTCCGTCAGCAATGACCGCTTTAATCTCGGGAGCGAACTTCATTAGCTCGTTATGCCAGTTATAGACAAGTGAAGCAGGAGCAACGACAAGCGCGGGTTGGCCCCCATGCCGGATATCCGGCAGCTCAGAGAGCAGGAAAGCGATGCTCTGCAGCGTTTTGCCCAGTCCCATATCATCAGCCAGGATACCACCAAAGTGATAGTGGGCCAAGGTCTTCAGCCATTGGAACCCATACTGCTGATAATCCCGCAGCACGGGAACCAGACTGTGCGGTATAGGGAAATCCAGATTTTCCGGATTAAACATATTGGCAAGCAGCCTTCGGAAGGATCTATCAAGCTTCACGGAGTCGCCATGATTATGTGTAGACGTTAAGTTCAACCCGCGAATAACAGGCAGAGAGAATTCTGAGCCTTTAATTTCGTTCTTACGGATGCCCAGCTCATTCATATAGGTAATAATCTCTTGGAATTCCTGACTTTCCAGTGGCAGCAAGGCACCGTCCGGCAGGCGGTAGAATTTACGCTTCTCCTGAACCGATTGCAGGACTGAGACGATTTCAGACTCCGGTATCCCTTCCATGTTGAACTTGAAATCCAACCAATCGGTTTTCTCGTTCCAACTGATGCTAACCTTGGGGGGAGTGGTAGCACTGAACAATCGTCCCTTGACAGCAGTAGTGGCATATACCTCTAAGAGCGGCTCGAGTAGTGGAACCGTATGGTATAGGAAATCGAATTCGGCATCTTCGTCGCTCATAATATAGCCGCCCTCAGTCTTAGTGAAGGATTCATGCTCCATATGCTCTAGAATCCGGCGCTCTCCTTCACTATCCCGCATGAGAATAACCTCAGTGCCGCGTCCATGCCCCCTTACATCTAAGGGGTTAATGACAATATCTCCATATTGGAACTCCAGTCCGGCGAGCAGCCGATCTCTTACCCGATCCAGATAGAGCCGGGCATGAAGCCGGGCATGTACGATACGATCAGCGATAGCATCGGCGATGTGGACACGTCCCAGCTTCATTAAGCCGGGGATTACCTTGTCCATAAAAGGTTCCATTTGCTCTGGAGTAATGCCGATTCCGTCTCTGCGGGAGGAGGTTAGCATTTTTTTCATTTCTGCCAGACGGCTGCATTCCTGGACTGACAGCTTCAGCAGCTTGCCCTCTGATAGAACAAGCCCATAATCCTCCATGACCGTAATCTGTTCCAATCCCTGAACATTCAAGCGGTAGCCTTCGTCTTCTGCCTCACCGAACTCAAAGCTCAGCGGCAGCGCCTCCTCAGACAATACAATCCCTTCAATCACTTTATCCCCTTGCTGGAAATGAACGGAAGGGGCGACTGCAAGAGCGGGTTGAAGAGTATTCCAGAAAAAAGGTGGGACTGGCAGCAGTCGATCTCCGCCCATCATACTGCTTGTATAAGAAGAATAATGACTGATATTATCTCGGTACATCCGCTCATTTAACAAGATTTCAATAAGCATCTGCAGCACAGTATTATCTTCCTTCCGAAAGCTGTGCAGAGACGGATCATAACTGAAATGTTTGGAGAATTCAAAAACTTCTCCGCGGTGCACATGCGTAAGAAAGGCTCTTATTTTCTGTACAATATAAAGACGCTTCGGACCCAGCTTTATTTCTATACCCAGCATGCTATTCCCATAGCTATAGGAGAACGGCCTGCAGGTGAATTCTATCGTAAGCGGTATCCTTGCATCCATAAAGGTTCCGGTTCCGCTTGATCGCGTCGGGT comes from Paenibacillus sp. 19GGS1-52 and encodes:
- a CDS encoding DEAD/DEAH box helicase, giving the protein MGFSVSERVIKLLCGKLAFEQGEAYYYSGKVKMTFSDSESESGQSSERSRYEAIVHSSHEVWVEIDGDGDVHAACNCPAYYHGGPYCQHIAAVLVSIRKIENISDPSSQTVASSLHAGAPSVDEVGVLTQRIFKNPTDSTGSSTRDQQLVNSMLGMFGNHPTRSSGTGTFMDARIPLTIEFTCRPFSYSYGNSMLGIEIKLGPKRLYIVQKIRAFLTHVHRGEVFEFSKHFSYDPSLHSFRKEDNTVLQMLIEILLNERMYRDNISHYSSYTSSMMGGDRLLPVPPFFWNTLQPALAVAPSVHFQQGDKVIEGIVLSEEALPLSFEFGEAEDEGYRLNVQGLEQITVMEDYGLVLSEGKLLKLSVQECSRLAEMKKMLTSSRRDGIGITPEQMEPFMDKVIPGLMKLGRVHIADAIADRIVHARLHARLYLDRVRDRLLAGLEFQYGDIVINPLDVRGHGRGTEVILMRDSEGERRILEHMEHESFTKTEGGYIMSDEDAEFDFLYHTVPLLEPLLEVYATTAVKGRLFSATTPPKVSISWNEKTDWLDFKFNMEGIPESEIVSVLQSVQEKRKFYRLPDGALLPLESQEFQEIITYMNELGIRKNEIKGSEFSLPVIRGLNLTSTHNHGDSVKLDRSFRRLLANMFNPENLDFPIPHSLVPVLRDYQQYGFQWLKTLAHYHFGGILADDMGLGKTLQSIAFLLSELPDIRHGGQPALVVAPASLVYNWHNELMKFAPEIKAVIADGTLTERSSILRNTVGADVIITSYPLLRRDAELYAKQSFHTLFLDEAQVIKNHTTQTAQAVKVLQARYRFALTGTPVENALEDLWSIFSAVFPELFPGKKAFHDLPRETIARRARPFLLRRLKSDVLKELPDKIETLQASELLPEQKKLYVAYLTKLQKEALKHLNDDDFNSNRIKILSGLTRLRQLCCHPALFVEGYTGSSAKFEQLFEIIGECRSSGKRMLIFSQFTQMLGLISRELGVQGVPHFYLDGQTPVSQRVDLCNKFNEGERDLFLISLKAGGTGLNLTGADTVILYDLWWNPAVEQQAADRAHRIGQKNVVQVIRLVTQGTVEDKMYELQQKKKNLIDEIIQPGQEALSSLTEQDIREILMV